The Methanosarcina barkeri str. Wiesmoor DNA segment CTATCAGAAATAGCAATATAAGTATAATAAAGTAACTATGTAAATAGTATTGCAGCCTGATTTTTACCTCTTACCATTCGGAACCTGAAAGATAATACCTCTCAAGCATTCAGAGCATTGTCAACCATTTTAGGGTAAGTAAGCTCTATAATAGTTTTCAAATTAACTATATCTTCTCTGTTGTATTTAATAAGTGTATCCAGAGCTTCACGATCTCCTTTCTCATATTTTTTCCAGAGCCTCACGGCATCAAAACCTGTTATGCCCTCAGTACCGTCACTTCGGGTGATCCCGAGTAATTTTTCAATGTTTTTTAAACCTCCACTATACCCTATTCGCTTTAAGGGGTACATAAGGTCTATATGGAGCTGATTGAACTCAATTTCGGGAAATTCGGATTTTATGAAAGGTAAATCAAACCGGGCACCATTGAAGGATACAAGTAGCCTGTATTTTGAGAACTCTTCTACAATGTCATCAAGGTTGATATCTTTTATATACGTTTTTGATTCTTTTCCGTTGTAGATTCCCACAATAGTTATTTCATCTCGGGACTTAGAAAGTCCCGTTGTTTCAATGTCTACAAATGCGGCAGAATCGGAAAATAAAGAATATGCCCTCCAGTGTTCGGCAGAAGGAAGGCATTGTGAGAAAAAACAATGATCTCTTGCTGCAAGGTGTTCAGAAGATTTCCTCACCTCCTCGCAAATTCTGGTCTTGCGTGATGAAGGTATAGAGATCTGGTCTTCCATCTCAAGAAATTCTTTCCAGGTATGTATACCTTGAGCCCAGATTTTTCGTTCAAGGCCCTTTCCTACACCTGGAATATGAATGTATGTATTATTCAGCATGTTTCCCCTGAACCATTTGGGAGTAATATTTAATAAAAATACTGCATGAAAGCTGAAAGTATTCAAAAGAGAAAAAACAAATTCAAGAACTAGATATAGTATAAAGATAGAACATAGATAAATATAACAATAGTGTCTGACCGAGGACAAAGAGTCACGATACAGTATAAATTTACAAAGATTAAAATTCCAAAACTATCAAAATAAATTGCTTAACACAGGTGTGCAATTAATGGCTAAAATTTCCGTGATTGGTGCAGGAAACGTAGGGGCAACTACAGTCCAGCGACTAGCTGAACTTGAACTTGGCGAAATTGTCATGACGGATATTGTGGAAGGACTACCACAAGGAAAAGCACTCGACCTTATACAGGCAGGGGCAATAAAAGGTTATGATACGTCAATAATTGGGACCAACGATTATGCAGAAATCGTAGACTCTGATCTTGTAATAATTACAGCAGGGATTGCAAGAAAACCTGGGATGACTCGGGAAGATCTGATTAAAACGAATTCTAAAATAATAGCAGAGGTTTCCAGAAATATTGCAAAGTATGCTCCAGACTCCATAGTAATTAATGTCACAAATCCGCTTGACATTATAACGTACATAGCTATGAAATCAACAGGATTTGAGACAAAGAAAGTATTCGGAATGAGCGGAGTTCTGGATTCGGGACGTTTTGCAAGCTTTATTGCAGAAGAACTGAAGTGTTCAAAAAAAGATGTTCAGGCAATGGTTATAGGTGGTCATGGAGATCTGATGGTGCCTCTTCCTCAATATACAACAGTGTCAGGAGTTCCACTCACGGACCTGCTTCCGGGGGATAGAATTGCCAGGCTGGTAGAGAGGACAGTAAACGGAGGAGCAGAGATCGTAGAGCTCCTTAAACAGGGCAGTGCTTTTTATGCACCGTCCGCGGCTATTGTCTCAATGGCGGAAGCCGTTATTAAAAATTCAAAGAGAATTTTGCCTGCTTCGGCTTATCTTGAAGGACATTACGGAC contains these protein-coding regions:
- a CDS encoding ribonuclease H-like domain-containing protein; this encodes MLNNTYIHIPGVGKGLERKIWAQGIHTWKEFLEMEDQISIPSSRKTRICEEVRKSSEHLAARDHCFFSQCLPSAEHWRAYSLFSDSAAFVDIETTGLSKSRDEITIVGIYNGKESKTYIKDINLDDIVEEFSKYRLLVSFNGARFDLPFIKSEFPEIEFNQLHIDLMYPLKRIGYSGGLKNIEKLLGITRSDGTEGITGFDAVRLWKKYEKGDREALDTLIKYNREDIVNLKTIIELTYPKMVDNALNA
- the mdh gene encoding malate dehydrogenase, whose translation is MAKISVIGAGNVGATTVQRLAELELGEIVMTDIVEGLPQGKALDLIQAGAIKGYDTSIIGTNDYAEIVDSDLVIITAGIARKPGMTREDLIKTNSKIIAEVSRNIAKYAPDSIVINVTNPLDIITYIAMKSTGFETKKVFGMSGVLDSGRFASFIAEELKCSKKDVQAMVIGGHGDLMVPLPQYTTVSGVPLTDLLPGDRIARLVERTVNGGAEIVELLKQGSAFYAPSAAIVSMAEAVIKNSKRILPASAYLEGHYGQEGIYFGVPVKLGASGVEEILELKLDESQYETLRKSSETIRNTISQLEI